CAGGCTATACAGCAATAACAGTGAAAGGCAATTGAATTTACATCTTATGAGCCTTGATGTATATGCTGCCTCCAGACCCTCCGCCTCCTTTCGGACCTGCATCTCCGCCACTGGCCAAAACACTCCCATTCACATCCAATAACGCTGTCACCAGAAACAAGACCCTTCCCCCTCCACCACCCCCGTAATCAATTTCCTTACTCGTCGTCCCTCCTTTACTCCCATAACTCCATGGCTTCGCCAAACTCGACCACGCATAAGCATCCCCTCCCCACACATCTTCAGGATTCTTACTCGCATCCTTCAAACACGCCGCACCTCTTCCTCCATGGCCCCCGCCCGCTCCATCCACCCCTTGCGGGGTCCCACTAGTCTGTGCCGGTGGCGCCCCCGCCAACGCAGTAGTATTCACAGTAGAGCCATTTCCAAAAAACGCATTATCCGCAACTAACTGAAAGGTGCC
The sequence above is a segment of the Salvia hispanica cultivar TCC Black 2014 unplaced genomic scaffold, UniMelb_Shisp_WGS_1.0 HiC_scaffold_272, whole genome shotgun sequence genome. Coding sequences within it:
- the LOC125198797 gene encoding PE-PGRS family protein PE_PGRS5-like produces the protein VEGKGDFVIAANVTVDCSSFPGCELAINVTGNFTLGENASIICGTFQLVADNAFFGNGSTVNTTALAGAPPAQTSGTPQGVDGAGGGHGGRGAACLKDASKNPEDVWGGDAYAWSSLAKPWSYGSKGGTTSKEIDYGGGGGGRVLFLVTALLDVNGSVLASGGDAGPKGGGGSGGSIYIKAHKIIRSVAANPH